The Enhydrobacter sp. sequence AATCGGCGACGATCGCGTCGCCCACGACCCTGAGCAGCAGCGAGAGGATCCAGGGGATCGTCACGAGGTGGAAGAAGAGGGCGAGGTTGTTGAAGAAAAAGCCGAAGCTCTCCGACAGGACATCGCCGAACGACAGTCTGGCAGCCGACACGATCAGTTCCGCTCCACTTTCACCCCGGTGCTCATTTCGGTCGTGCCCAGCGCCGTGGCCAGTCGGTGCCGCGCCGCGCCTGGTTTGAGCGGCCTGGGCTGCGACGGATGCGGCGCCCAGCCATGGAGGAACAAGACCTCGAAGCTCGCCGTCACGCGTCCGGACGGCGCGCCAAAGCGTTCGGCGTAGATTTCCGCCGCGCGCACGAGCGTGGCGCGCCGGCTGAAGCCGCGCCTGCGCTCGCTGACAAGGTTGGCCTCGCCCATGGCGCCGAGGTCGCGCATCAGCGCAAACGCGTGCTGGTACTCGACGTCGATCGTGTCGCTGTCGGCCACCGGCAGGGCGAACCCCGCCCGCTGCAAGAGGCTAGCGGCGTCGCCGAGCTCGGCGAACGGCGAGACGCGCGGGCTCAATCCCCCTTCGACCTCGCTTTCCGCCAGCGCGAGCGCCTGGCGAAGCTGCCACAGCGTGCTGCCGCCCAGCATGGCGGCAAGGAACAGGCCGTCGGGCTTGAGGATGCGGGCGATCTGGATCAGCGTACCGGGCAGATCGTTTATCCAGTGGAGATTCATGGCGCTCAGCACGAGGTCGAAGCGGCGAGCCGCGAAGGGCAACGCCTCTTCGTCCGCGACGACAGCCGGGCCGGCGGCGCGGGCAGCGAAGTCGAAGCCCAGGTCCGAGCGCACCAGCCGGTCCACCGAGCGGCGGTCGCCGAGCGCCGCCGCGATCTCGTCGCCATGGCAGCCGAGGTCGAGCGCCAGGGGGAAGGTGCGGCGCACATCGTCCAGCCGCTCGACCAGGCGCTTTGCGATCTCGCGCTTCAGAAACGAGCGCTGTTCCCAGCCACGTGCCGTCCGTTCACGCCTGAGGCGAAGGACGGCACGATCGAAAACCAGCAGAGGATCAGGCGATGTCACGGCCTGTATGTAGGGCGAAAGGCACCCGAGGCATAGAGGCTCCGCCCTGATGCCGGCGCAATTGCCCCTACTAATTCGCGCCATGCTGCGACAAGTTTGCGCCATCGCGGGCCGGCGTCTCATCGACAGCATCCTGCCGCCGCTCTGCCTGGGGTGCGGCGAGATCGTCGGGCCGGGCGGCGCACTTTGCGCGGCGTGCTGGCCGAGCTTCTCGTTCATCGCCGCGCCCCAATGCGCGCGCTGCGGGACGCCCTTCGCGGAAGATCTGGGACCGGAGGCCTTGTGCGCCGCCTGCCTCACCCGGGCACCGCGGTTTCGCCGGGCGCGCGCCGCCCTGCTGTACGACGATCGAAGCCGCCGCCTCATCCTGCCGTTCAAGCACGGCGACCGGACCGACATGGCGCGCACGTGCGGGACCTGGATGGCACGGGCCGGCGCAGAGCTTCTTGCCGAGGCCGACCTCGTCGCGCCGGTACCGCTTCATTGGCGACGCCTCTTCACCCGGCGCTACAATCAGGCGCTGCTTCTGGCGCGCCATCTCGTGCAGGATCAGCCCGTCAAGCTGGCGCCCGACCTGCTGCTGCGCCGGCGCTGGACCGGATCGCAGGCCGGCCTTGCGGCCAAGGAGCGTCGGCGCAATGTCCGTGAGGCGTTCGCGATCCATCCGCGCTGGAGGGATGCCGTGAAAGGCAAGGCTGTGCTGCTGATCGACGACGTGCTGACCACCGGCGCGACGGTCGAAGCCTGCGCCCGCGCCCTGCAGCGTGTCGGCGCGCGGCACGTTGATGTCCTGACGCTGGCGCGGGTTGTCCGGCCGGCGCTATAGTCGACCGGAGGAGTCCTTCATGGCCAAGGTCGAGATCTACACCACGCCGTTTTGTGGCTACTGCGCCCGAGCCAAGGGGTTGCTCGACAAGAAGGGTGCCGCCTACGACGAGATGGATGTGATGGAAGATGCGGCCAGGCGCGCCGAGATGCGCGAGCGTTCCAGGCGCAGCACGGTGCCGCAGATCTTCATCAACGGACAGCATATCGGCGGTTCCGATGAACTGGCTGCCCTCGAGCGGGCGGGCAGGCTCGATGCCTTGCTCGCCCAGCCGGGCTGACGGGAATACCCATGACGACCACATTCAAGGCCGGCTTGATCCAGACCAACGTCAGCAACGAGATGGCTGAGAACGTGGCTTTCGTGGCGGCGCAGGCGCGTCTCGCCCGGGATGCCGGCGCCGATTTCATCATGACCCCCGAGAATACCGGCCTGATCGGCGCCAACCGGGCGGAGACGCTGGCCAAGGCCGAGGTCGAGGAAAATCACGCCATGCTTGCCGCGTGCCGCGCTGCGGCACGCGAGACGGGCGCCTGGTTCCTGCTGGGGTCGATCCATGTGCGCGTGCCGGGCGAGGCGCAGATCCGCAACCGCTCCTATCTCATCGACGCGAGCGGCAACGTGGTGGCGAGCTACGACAAGATTCACATGTTTGACGTGCAACTCGCCGGCGGCGAGAGCTACCGCGAGTCCTCGACCTTCAAGCCGGGCGAGAAATCGGTGCTGGCCGAGACGCCGTGGGGCGTCCTGGGCATGACGATCTGCTACGACCTTCGCTTCCCGTACCTCTATCGCGATCTCGCCCATGCCGGCGCGACCATGCTTGCGATTCCCTCCTCCTTCACCGTACCGACGGGCCAGGCGCACTGGCATACGCTGATGCGCGCCAGGGCCATCGAGACCGGCTGCTTCGTCTTCGCGCCGGCGCAGGTCGGCACCCACAAGGGCTCGAACCGCAAGACTTACGGCCATTCCATCGCGGTGGCGCCATGGGGCGAGGTCGTGGCGGATGCCGGTGGCGAGAAAGCGGGCTTCGTGATTGCGGAAGTCGATCTCGGCAAGATTGCGGAGGCGCGCAAAATGGTGCCGTCGCTGACGCACGACCGTCCGTACGCGGCACCGGTCCTCCATCGCGCCCCGCTGGCCAAGGCTGCCGAATAGCCGGCCAAGCCTCTACCACCAATTCGATTCACACCGAGCGCGATGCCCCTCTTGCGCCCACTGCGGGCACACCCCATCATATTGGCACTCTCCCGCCGGGAGTGCCAATAGCCGGAAATACCTGTCCTTCATGATTTTGTATCGACTGCGCTGCTCCAAAGGCCACGAATTCGAGAGCTGGTTCAAGGACAGCAAGACCTACGAACGCCAGGAGAAGAAGTCCTTGATCGGCTGCGCTGTCTGTGGCGACGCCAAGGTTGCGCGCGCGATCATGTCGCCGCGCATCGGCAAGGGCGGCGACAAGGTCGAGATGGAGGCGGCGTCCCCGCAGCCCCAGGCTCCGGTTCCGGCGCCGTCTGCCGAGCAGCAGAAGGTCGCGGCGCTCGCCCGCCACATGCCCAAGGAGCTGCGCCAGGCGCTCCTGAAGGTGCGCGCCGAGGTGGAGAAGAACTGCGAGCATGTCGGCGACAGGTTCGCCGAGGAGGCGCGGAAGATTCACTACGGCGAGAGCGACAAGCGCGGCATCTATGGCGAGACGACGGACGAGGAAGCGGCGGCCCTGACCGAAGAAGGCATCGAGTTCGGCCGCCTGCCCTGGATTCCGCGCGGCAACTGAGCATCAGGCCGGCCTCGCCGCAGCGGGGCCCTTCAAGTTGAGCAGATTGGCCGTCAGGATCAGCGCCGCCCCGAGCACAATGAAGAGATCGACTCCCTCGGCGTAGACCAGCCAGCCGGCGAGCGCTGCCAGCGGGACGCGCAGGAAGTCCATCGGCACGACGGTCGTCGCATCGGCATGGTGCAGAGCGCGGGTCATGCAATAGTGCGAGTAGGTGCCGACGAAGCCAATCACCAGAAGCCACGCCCACACGTAGGACGAGGGCCATCGCCAGACGAGCAATCCCGGGACGAGCCCCACCACCGACTGGATCACCATCATCCAGAAGATGATGGTGATCGTGCTCTCGGTGCGCGTCAGCGTCTTCACCATGATCACCGATGCAGCAAAGCCCACGGCGGCGGCAAGCGCGATGAGCTGGCCGACGCCGGCCGAGCCGGAGAACGGCCGTACGATGATGGCGACGCCGAAGAGGCCTGTGACGACGGCGATGTTCTTCCACACGCCCATGCGCTCGCCGAGGAAGCTGACCGCGAGGATCGCCGTCCAGATCGGCATGGTGAATTCGATCGAGACCACCTGCGCGAGCGGGATCAGGGTCAGGGCCATCAGCCAGGCAAACTGCGCCCCGTAATGGACTACGTTGCGTGCGATATGGAGCCATGGCCGCGAAGTGCGGATCGCGTCGAGGCCGCTTGCGCCGCGCAGCAGCGGATAGAGCATGAAGAGGCCGAGGACGGAGCGGATCATCGTGACCTGGAAGACATGAAGCTCGCGCGTGGCTTCGCGGCCCGCCACGGCCATCACCGTCATGCAGCAGAGCCATCCCGCCATCCATGCCGCGGCCTTGACTGTCGGCGACGACAGCGGCCGGGCATGGGCTTCAGTTCGTTGCGCTTCGGCGGGCAGGGGACTTGCTCCCATACAGCATGTAGTTCACGTCGAGATCGCTCTTGTGCAGCGACCAGGTGCGGCTCAGCGGACTGTAGACGACGCCGACGATCTCCTGGGCCGCTATGCCGCCGGCGGCGAGCCCGTGCACGACCTCGGATGGCTTCAGGAATTTGCGCCAGTCGTGGGTTCCGCGCGGCAGCCAGCGCAGCAGATATTCCGCGCCGGCGATGGCGAGGGCCCAGGCCTTGGCGGTCCGGTTGAGGGTCGAAAGGAAGACCAGGCCGCCGGGCTTCACGAGCCGGCCGCAGGCCTCCAGGAAGACCTCGGCTTCGGCCACGTGCTCGGCGATCTCGAGCGCCAGCACGATATCGAACTGGGCGCCCGAACCGGCCAGCGCCTCGGCCGTGGCGGTGCGATAGTCGATATCGAGCTCCTGCCGACCGGCGTGAAGGCCGGCGATGGCGATATTGCGCTTGGCGGCGTCGATGCCGGTCACCCGCGCCCCGAGGCGTGCCATGGGCTCGCAAATCAGGCCGCCGCCGCAGCCGATGTCGAGCAGCGAGAGCCCGCGCAACGGCGAGCCGCCCAGCGCGTCGCGCCGCCAATGGTCGGCGGCGCGATCGCGAATATAGCGGAGGCGGACCGGGTTCAGCCGATGAAGCGGCGCGAACTTGCCGGCTGGATCCCACCATTCGTCGGCAATGCGTGAGAAGCGCTCGACCTCGGCCGGATCGACCGTCGAGGCGCGGGGGATATGCGTGGAAGCGGCCATGGCTGCCCTTGACCCGTGAGGTGCTGCCGGTGTCTATACCGCGCTTTCGAGCAGGTCCATGGCGCGCATCGTTCTCAAATTCGGCGGCACCTCGGTCGGCGACACGGATCGCATCAAGAACGTGGCGCGCAAGGTCAAGGCCGAGGTCGAGCGCGGAAACGAGGTCGCTGTCGTGGTGTCGGCGATGTCCGGCGCCACCAACCAGCTCGTGAAATGGGTCAACGAGATCGCCCCTTTGCACGATCCCCGGGAATACGATGTCGTCGTCGCCACCGGTGAGCAGGTGACCATCGGCCTCCTTGCGATGGCGCTCCAGCAGGCGGGCGTGAAATCGCGGTCGTGGGTGTCCTGGCAAATCCCGATCAAGACCGACCGCGCCCATGCCAGGGCGCGCATCCAGGACATCGACATCCGCGAGGTGGCGCGGACGATGGCCGAGGGCGAGGTGCCGATCGTGCCGGGTTTCCAGGGCGTTTCGCCCGAGGGCCGGGTGACGACGCTCGGCCGCGGCGGCTCGGACACGTCGGCGGTCGCGCTAGCGGCGGCGCTCAAGGCCGACCGTTGCGACATCTACACCGACGTCGACGGTGTCTACACGACCGATCCGCGTATCGTCGAGAAGGCCCGCAAGATCGACCGCGTGACCTACGAGGAAATGCTCGAGATGGCCTCGCAGGGCTCGAAGGTGCTGCAGACCCGGTCGGTGGAGCTGGCAATGAATCATCACGTGCGCGTGCAGGTGCTGTCGTCGTTCGACTCGGCGCTCGGCAGCGACCTGCCCGGCACGCTGGTTGTGGACGAGGACGAAATCATGGCTGAGGGACTCGAGAAATCCGTCGTGAGCGGCATCGCCTTCTCCAAGGACGAGGCCAAGGTCACCGTCACCCACGTGGCTGATCGTCCCGGCGTCGCGGCCGCCATCTTCGGTCCGCTGGCCGACGCCAACATCAACGTCGACATGATCGTACAGAACGTGTCGCTCGACGGCAGCTCGACCGACATCACCTTCACCGTGCCGCGGGCCGATCTCGCCCGCGCGGTCGAACGGCTGGAGCGCACCAGAACCGAGGTGAAGTTCACCGAGGTCAAGTCCGACACCAACGTCGCCAAGATCTCGGTGATCGGCGTCGGCATGCGCAGTCATGCCGGCGTCGCCCTCAAGATGTTCGAGACCCTGGCCAGCAAGGGCATAAACATCCAGGTGATCTCCACCTCGGAGATCAAGGTGAGCGTGCTGGTGGCGGCGGAATACACGGAACTGGCCGTCCGGGCGCTGCATACCGCCTATGAGCTCGATGCCGCCCAGCCCATGCCCGCATGAGGTTGCCTCATGCGCGGAACAAATAGTCGGTAGGCATTTCGGCGCAGCTCTTGCTATAAGCGCCCTATGCACGGCGCGCGCATTCATGCCATCCGCCAAG is a genomic window containing:
- a CDS encoding methyltransferase domain-containing protein, translated to MLSMRRRPAMAQTCRSMARISRGNCAGIRAEPLCLGCLSPYIQAVTSPDPLLVFDRAVLRLRRERTARGWEQRSFLKREIAKRLVERLDDVRRTFPLALDLGCHGDEIAAALGDRRSVDRLVRSDLGFDFAARAAGPAVVADEEALPFAARRFDLVLSAMNLHWINDLPGTLIQIARILKPDGLFLAAMLGGSTLWQLRQALALAESEVEGGLSPRVSPFAELGDAASLLQRAGFALPVADSDTIDVEYQHAFALMRDLGAMGEANLVSERRRGFSRRATLVRAAEIYAERFGAPSGRVTASFEVLFLHGWAPHPSQPRPLKPGAARHRLATALGTTEMSTGVKVERN
- a CDS encoding DUF1178 family protein, which gives rise to MILYRLRCSKGHEFESWFKDSKTYERQEKKSLIGCAVCGDAKVARAIMSPRIGKGGDKVEMEAASPQPQAPVPAPSAEQQKVAALARHMPKELRQALLKVRAEVEKNCEHVGDRFAEEARKIHYGESDKRGIYGETTDEEAAALTEEGIEFGRLPWIPRGN
- a CDS encoding carbon-nitrogen hydrolase family protein, encoding MTTTFKAGLIQTNVSNEMAENVAFVAAQARLARDAGADFIMTPENTGLIGANRAETLAKAEVEENHAMLAACRAAARETGAWFLLGSIHVRVPGEAQIRNRSYLIDASGNVVASYDKIHMFDVQLAGGESYRESSTFKPGEKSVLAETPWGVLGMTICYDLRFPYLYRDLAHAGATMLAIPSSFTVPTGQAHWHTLMRARAIETGCFVFAPAQVGTHKGSNRKTYGHSIAVAPWGEVVADAGGEKAGFVIAEVDLGKIAEARKMVPSLTHDRPYAAPVLHRAPLAKAAE
- a CDS encoding aspartate kinase, which translates into the protein MARIVLKFGGTSVGDTDRIKNVARKVKAEVERGNEVAVVVSAMSGATNQLVKWVNEIAPLHDPREYDVVVATGEQVTIGLLAMALQQAGVKSRSWVSWQIPIKTDRAHARARIQDIDIREVARTMAEGEVPIVPGFQGVSPEGRVTTLGRGGSDTSAVALAAALKADRCDIYTDVDGVYTTDPRIVEKARKIDRVTYEEMLEMASQGSKVLQTRSVELAMNHHVRVQVLSSFDSALGSDLPGTLVVDEDEIMAEGLEKSVVSGIAFSKDEAKVTVTHVADRPGVAAAIFGPLADANINVDMIVQNVSLDGSSTDITFTVPRADLARAVERLERTRTEVKFTEVKSDTNVAKISVIGVGMRSHAGVALKMFETLASKGINIQVISTSEIKVSVLVAAEYTELAVRALHTAYELDAAQPMPA
- a CDS encoding DMT family transporter, encoding MAGWLCCMTVMAVAGREATRELHVFQVTMIRSVLGLFMLYPLLRGASGLDAIRTSRPWLHIARNVVHYGAQFAWLMALTLIPLAQVVSIEFTMPIWTAILAVSFLGERMGVWKNIAVVTGLFGVAIIVRPFSGSAGVGQLIALAAAVGFAASVIMVKTLTRTESTITIIFWMMVIQSVVGLVPGLLVWRWPSSYVWAWLLVIGFVGTYSHYCMTRALHHADATTVVPMDFLRVPLAALAGWLVYAEGVDLFIVLGAALILTANLLNLKGPAAARPA
- the grxC gene encoding glutaredoxin 3; this encodes MAKVEIYTTPFCGYCARAKGLLDKKGAAYDEMDVMEDAARRAEMRERSRRSTVPQIFINGQHIGGSDELAALERAGRLDALLAQPG
- the ubiG gene encoding bifunctional 2-polyprenyl-6-hydroxyphenol methylase/3-demethylubiquinol 3-O-methyltransferase UbiG translates to MAASTHIPRASTVDPAEVERFSRIADEWWDPAGKFAPLHRLNPVRLRYIRDRAADHWRRDALGGSPLRGLSLLDIGCGGGLICEPMARLGARVTGIDAAKRNIAIAGLHAGRQELDIDYRTATAEALAGSGAQFDIVLALEIAEHVAEAEVFLEACGRLVKPGGLVFLSTLNRTAKAWALAIAGAEYLLRWLPRGTHDWRKFLKPSEVVHGLAAGGIAAQEIVGVVYSPLSRTWSLHKSDLDVNYMLYGSKSPARRSATN
- a CDS encoding ComF family protein, encoding MCAACLTRAPRFRRARAALLYDDRSRRLILPFKHGDRTDMARTCGTWMARAGAELLAEADLVAPVPLHWRRLFTRRYNQALLLARHLVQDQPVKLAPDLLLRRRWTGSQAGLAAKERRRNVREAFAIHPRWRDAVKGKAVLLIDDVLTTGATVEACARALQRVGARHVDVLTLARVVRPAL